The following proteins are co-located in the Solea senegalensis isolate Sse05_10M linkage group LG12, IFAPA_SoseM_1, whole genome shotgun sequence genome:
- the LOC122778070 gene encoding protocadherin alpha-3-like codes for MAISGIKGQWLDGWLFFCLGLFIVLKLEGISAQIRYSIQEELKSGTAVGNVAKDLGLDLGRLAERNLRVVSGTKQDMFTVNARDGVLLVNQRVDREEICANTVPCIITLKAVVENPLEMHQITIEILDVNDNSPKFPEHNYTLEVLESAVVGSRFQMEGALDLDVGLNSLQSYKLNNNQYFRMETEESGEDGKVPFLILQRALDREQTAQHWLLLTASDGGKPSKSGAINITVTVSDVNDNSPVCDKQKYAITIKENAPAGTFLLKVNAFDSDEGVNGEIEYSLRGKLRGLSSDLFELDSTTGKLTVKEGLDYEEKQVYEIKVLAADKGAVPLSTHCNVVVRIEDVNDNQPEIEITSLSSHIPENAPLGTVVALMGVTDLDSGVNGQVVCSVPAHLPFDLKPSLDGHSYSLVTKDYLDKETTHMYDITITAKDLGSPALSSTKVIQVNVLDVNDNRPLFTESPYTFYVPENNKAGMSVFSLSATDADGGDNAVVKYSMDRNSPGSTEISFLNINEDNGTIYALKSFDFETLKTFQFHVVASDSGTPSLSSNVTVNVFILDQNDNAPVILYPVSSNGSAEGVEEIPRNVNAGYVVTKVRAYDADIGYNSWLLFSLQEVTEHSLFTLDRYTGQIKTLRPFTETDEAEHKLVILVKDNGNVSLSATATVIVKVVEPKEAFAASDVKSSTKADEDTNVTFYLMITLGSVSALFLISIIVLIAMQCSKTTEYTSKYLQEANYDGTLCHSIQYRSGDKRYMLVGPRMSIGSTIVPGSHANTLVLPDRRRTCEEVRLPFFY; via the coding sequence ATGGCGATATCAGGCATCAAAGGGCAATGGCTGGACGGGTGGCTTTTCTTTTGTCTGGGACTATTCATTGTGCTTAAATTAGAGGGAATCTCTGCTCAAATTCGGTATTCCATTCAGGAAGAATTAAAGTCGGGGACGGCAGTGGGAAATGTGGCTAAAGACCTCGGGTTAGATCTCGGAAGATTGGCAGAAAGAAACCTCCGTGTCGTGTCGGGAACAAAGCAGGATATGTTTACTGTAAATGCCAGAGATGGAGTTTTGTTGGTGAACCAGAgagtggacagagaggagatTTGTGCAAACACTGTTCCATGTATCATTACTCTAAAGGCAGTTGTGGAAAATCCGCTGGAGATGCACCAAATTACAATTGAAATACTCGATGTAAACGACAATTCGCCGAAATTTCCTGAACACAATTACACATTAGAGGTGCTGGAGTCCGCCGTGGTTGGATCTCGTTTTCAAATGGAAGGAGCCCTCGACTTGGATGTTGGTTTGAATTCCTTACAGTCTTATAAACTAAACAATAACCAGTATTTTCGAATGGAAACGGAGGAATCTGGGGAGGATGGGAAAGTTCCATTCCTGATTTTACAGCGAGCTTTGGATAGAGAACAGACTGCGCAACACTGGTTATTATTAACAGCTTCAGATGGAGGAAAACCATCCAAATCAGGTGCAATTAATATCACTGTTACTGTATCGGATGTAAACGACAACTCACCAGTGTGTGATAAACAGAAATATGCAATAACGATAAAGGAAAATGCACCAGCCGGGACATTTCTGCTGAAAGTAAATGCATTTGACTCGGATGAGGGAGTGAATGGTGAGATCGAATATTCTTTAAGAGGTAAACTTAGAGGACTGTCCTCTGATCTGTTTGAGCTGGACAGTACAACTGGTAAATTAACAGTGAAAGAAGGCCTTGATTACGAGGAAAAACAAGTCTATGAGATTAAGGTACTGGCTGCGGACAAAGGCGCCGTGCCTCTTTCCACGCACTGCAACGTGGTTGTTAGAATAGAAGACGTGAATGATAACCAACCAGAAATTGAGATTACATCCCTTTCAAGTCACATTCCAGAAAATGCACCTCTCGGCACGGTGGTGGCGTTAATGGGCGTGACGGACCTTGACTCGGGTGTGAATGGTCAGGTGGTGTGCAGTGTTCCTGCTCACTTACCTTTTGACTTAAAGCCATCTCTTGATGGACATTCATACTCGTTAGTCACCAAGGACTACTTAGACAAGGAAACGACACATATGTATGATATTACAATAACGGCTAAAGATTTAGGGAGTCCCGCACTGTCATCTACAAAAGTTATACAGGTAAATGTGTTAGACGTTAATGACAATCGCCCGTTGTTCACCGAAAGCCCGTATACTTTTTATGTCCCTGAAAATAACAAGGCCGGTATGTCAGTTTTTTCACTGAGCGCGACTGATGCTGATGGGGGAGACAATGCAGTAGTCAAGTATTCAATGGACCGAAACAGTCCAGGCTCAACTGAGATATCATTTTTGAATATAAACGAAGACAATGGGACTATTTATGCATTAAAGAGTTTCGACTTTGAAACATTGAAAACGTTCCAGTTCCACGTTGTTGCGTCAGATTCTGGAACTCCGTCACTGAGCAGCAACGTCACTGTGAACGTGTTCATTCTGGATCAGAACGACAACGCTCCAGTCATCCTGTATCCAGTCAGCTCCAACGGTTCTGCTGAAGGAGTGGAGGAGATTCCCCGTAATGTGAACGCAGGATACGTGGTGACTAAAGTCAGAGCCTATGACGCTGATATAGGATATAACAGCTGGTTactgttttcactgcaggaaGTCACTGAGCACAGTCTCTTTACTTTGGACCGCTATACAGGACAGATCAAAACACTTCGTccattcacagagacagacgaggCTGAGCATAAACTGGTCATACTGGTCAAAGACAATGGGAACGTTTCCCTCTCAGCAACAGCTACTGTCATTGTCAAAGTGGTGGAGCCCAAAGAAGCTTTTGCAGCTTCTGATGTTAAAAGTTCAACAAAAGCAGATGAGGACACTAATGTGACTTTTTACCTGATGATAACTTTGGGCtcagtttcagctctttttctcATCAGTATCATTGTGTTGATTGCAATGCAGTGTTCAAAGACCACAGAATATACTTCTAAATATCTACAGGAGGCTAATTATGATGGAACACTGTGCCACAGCATCCAGTACAGATCTGGAGACAAACGGTACATGTTAGTAGGACCCAGGATGAGTATAGGATCTACTATAGTCCCAGGAAGCCATGCGAATACACTCGTGCTGCCTGACAGGAGGAGAACGTGTGAAGAGGTAAGGCtaccttttttttactga